From one Uranotaenia lowii strain MFRU-FL unplaced genomic scaffold, ASM2978415v1 HiC_scaffold_130, whole genome shotgun sequence genomic stretch:
- the LOC129759252 gene encoding uncharacterized protein LOC129759252 isoform X1 — MGLASSKAANTIAASSNGVGSKYDSMIVETHHNHPDIQQPCSLLPSPSSGLSLRNNGGGIDTWKSSSISSSCHVRQASIRSRNLQPMPDIGELDRRFAKVLVSDCLDFYCIFFMFLWLKCPSIIDQTCWKWKNGSYISYDNVFLMRYC, encoded by the coding sequence ATGGGTTTGGCATCTTCGAAAGCGGCCAACACCATTGCCGCCAGCAGCAACGGCGTTGGCAGCAAGTATGACAGTATGATCGTGGAAACGCACCACAATCATCCGGATATACAGCAACCCTGCTCGCTGTTGCCGTCGCCCTCGAGCGGACTCAGCCTCAGAAACAACGGCGGTGGCATCGATACCTGGAAGTCGTCGTCGATTTCGTCCAGCTGTCACGTACGGCAGGCCAGTATCCGGTCCCGGAATCTGCAACCGATGCCGGACATCGGGGAGCTGGATCGGCGGTTCGCGAAGGTGTTGGTGAgtgattgtttggatttttattgtatttttttcatgtttttatggTTGAAGTGTCCAAGCATTATTGATCAAACTTGTTGGAAATGGAAGAATGGGTCATACATTTCTTAtgacaatgtttttttaatgcGTTATTGCTAA